Proteins co-encoded in one Anopheles moucheti chromosome X, idAnoMoucSN_F20_07, whole genome shotgun sequence genomic window:
- the LOC128306809 gene encoding translocator protein, whose translation MTKTRIMHSKSEIVKIAGAVILPHVGGFVNGKLTRMQITGWYNQLNFPSFRPPNWLFAPVWISLYTGMGYASFLVWKTGGGFSGPARIPLMLYATQLALNWAWTPIFFVKHDLKWSLVEILALTGTVAATGCAFYEINKLAGYLFIPYFAWCAFASMLNYKIYKLNAPKPSTATIEEVFARHIE comes from the exons ATGACTAAAACTAGAATCATGCACAGCAAAAGTGAAATAGTAAAGATCGCTGGTGCTGTTATTCTGCCTCACGTTGGTGGTTTCGTGAATGGGAAATTAACCCGTATGCAGATTACTGGATGGTACAATCAGCtcaattttccatcatttcGGCCACCAAATTGGCTGTTCGCTCCGGTATGGATATCACTCTACACTGGTATGGGATACGCATCCTTCTTAGTTTGGAAAACGGGCGGCGGTTTTAGTGGCCCAGCACGAATTCCACTGATGCTCTATGCTACCCAGCTAGCCCTCAATTGGGCTTGGACGCCTATCTTTTTCGTAAAGCATGACTTGAAATGG AGCCTGGTTGAAATTTTAGCCCTAACTGGAACGGTAGCAGCGACTGGATGTGCTTTCTACGAGATTAATAAGCTCGCGGGGTACCTCTTCATTCCATATTTTGCCTGGTGTGCGTTTGCTAGCATGCTCAATTATAAGATCTACAAGCTGAATGCTCCAAAACCTTCCACGGCGACGATCGAAGAAGTTTTCGCACGTCATATAGAATAA